One segment of Brassica napus cultivar Da-Ae chromosome C3, Da-Ae, whole genome shotgun sequence DNA contains the following:
- the LOC106386821 gene encoding berberine bridge enzyme-like 4, with protein MKEALSVLCLALLVSVSEAAVTKPGIGEFLGCLRSWPSPESPITDDIFTADNTTTFLSSYLSYTKNTRFASPNYQTLMAIVTAKHVSHIQATVVCAKSNGVQIRIRSGGHDYEGLSYISSVPFVILDMFNLRSITVDVPSKQAWVQAGATLGELYTKISDASETLAFPAGVCSTVGAGGHISGGGYGNLMRKYGLTVDHVVDALIVDVNGKLLNRSTMGEDLFWAIRGGGGGSFGVILSWKINLVDVPEILTVFRVNKTLEQGGIDVLYKWQLVSSKLLDGLFLRAVSQVVNRTIAVVFYAQFLGRANELVAIMNQSLPELGLKRQDCLEMSWLNTTLFWEDLPVGTPTSVLLDRPSKPEKFFKSKSDYVKKPIPKEGIKKLWEALLEFNNNNIVYMQWNPYGGVMDKVPAAATPFPHRKGNLFEVQYYTSWLDANATRGSLDMMKKLYEVAEPCVSSNPREAFLNYRDIDIGSNPSNETNVDEAEIYGSKYFVGNLKRLMEVKAKYDPENFFKNEQSIPPARVKQ; from the coding sequence ATGAAAGAAGCACTTTCTGTTTTGTGTCTCGCTCTTCTTGTTTCGGTTTCCGAAGCAGCAGTCACGAAACCAGGTATTGGAGAATTCCTCGGATGTCTTCGTTCATGGCCTAGTCCCGAATCTCCAATCACCGATGATATCTTCACTGCCGATAACACCACCACCTTCTTGTCTTCTTACTTGTCCTACACGAAAAACACGAGGTTCGCGAGCCCTAACTACCAAACACTGATGGCCATCGTCACGGCAAAACACGTATCCCACATCCAGGCCACGGTGGTATGCGCAAAGTCCAACGGTGTCCAGATACGTATCCGAAGCGGAGGCCATGACTACGAGGGGCTATCATACATCTCCTCAGTCCCATTCGTCATTCTCGATATGTTCAATCTCAGGTCTATAACCGTTGACGTGCCAAGCAAGCAAGCTTGGGTTCAAGCTGGTGCCACATTGGGAGAGCTCTACACAAAGATCAGCGACGCAAGCGAAACGTTAGCGTTTCCTGCTGGCGTTTGCTCTACCGTAGGAGCTGGAGGACACATAAGCGGTGGAGGATACGGGAACCTCATGAGAAAATACGGACTCACGGTGGACCATGTCGTTGATGCACTTATAGTTGATGTTAATGGCAAGCTCTTGAATAGATCTACCATGGGAGAAGATCTCTTCTGGGCGATtcgaggtggtggtggtgggagtTTCGGAGTCATCCTCTCTTGGAAAATAAACCTAGTCGATGTTCCAGAGATCTTgacggtgtttagggttaacaAAACATTGGAACAAGGTGGAATCGATGTTCTCTACAAGTGGCAGCTTGtctcatccaaactccttgatgGACTTTTCCTCAGAGCAGTGTCTCAGGTCGTAAACAGAACCATCGCGGTTGTGTTCTATGCGCAGTTCTTGGGTCGAGCCAATGAGCTTGTGGCGATAATGAACCAAAGCTTACCTGAACTAGGGCTAAAACGCCAAGATTGTTTAGAGATGAGTTGGCTTAACACAACGTTGTTTTGGGAAGACTTACCTGTCGGTACACCGACAAGCGTTCTTTTAGATAGACCGTCTAAACCGGAAAAGTTCTTCAAGAGCAAATCGGATTATGTCAAGAAACCAATCCCTAAAGAAGGAATCAAGAAGCTTTGGGAAGCATTGTTGGAGTTCAACAATAATAATATTGTGTATATGCAATGGAACCCTTACGGTGGCGTGATGGACAAGGTTCCGGCGGCCGCCACCCCGTTTCCTCATCGGAAAGGAAACTTGTTCGAGGTTCAGTATTATACGTCGTGGTTGGACGCAAACGCCACAAGGGGTAGCTTGGatatgatgaagaagttgtacGAGGTTGCGGAACCGTGTGTATCAAGTAACCCGAGAGAGGCGTTTTTGAATTACAGAGACATTGATATTGGAAGCAATCCGAGTAATGAAACAAACGTTGATGAAGCTGAGATCTATGGTTCGAAGTATTTCGTGGGGAATTTAAAGAGGTTGATGGAAGTTAAAGCCAAGTATGATCCTGAGAACTTTTTCAAGAACGAGCAGAGTATTCCTCCTGCTCGTGTGAAGCAGTAG